The following coding sequences are from one Dermacentor silvarum isolate Dsil-2018 chromosome 4, BIME_Dsil_1.4, whole genome shotgun sequence window:
- the LOC119448103 gene encoding uncharacterized protein K02A2.6-like gives MNGGGGGMQNEMTSKAKPSVPNVFMSRLGHMEDVSPDHAEAWPTYLERLQFYFTANGVVEEKHQRVVKQLLRSSYLNGAPVSKSSSGESQPAVLNQSKVVTSVETPLGDYSDVFKPGLGKSTGLPVRIEVEEQATPKFHKSRQVPFALLPKVDEAIEKLVEQGIYVPIKRSRWATPIVPILEEREDKNLRRLQGNTQPSCQVEDLPTAHSRATARKTGRLFSGRLFSVTTHKGLFKVTRLQFGVAVAVAIFQRYMEGLLNGLEGVQCFLDYILIGGRTAADHDERLRKVLQRNQDDGLRLNADKCAFRDNEVTYLGYRINKG, from the exons AtgaacggcggcggcggcggcatgcagaacGAGATGACGTCGAAAGCTAAGCCTAGCGTTCCGAACGTGTTCATGAGCCGACTGGGCCACATGGAAGATGTTTCGCCGGACCACGCAGAAGCCTGGCCTACGTACCTCGAGCGCCTACAGTTCTATTTCACGGCGAACGGCGTGGTCGAGGAGAAACATCAGCGGGTCGTGAAGCAGCTTTTGCGGTCCAGCTAC CTCAACGGAGCTCCAGTTTCCAAAAGTTCCAGCGGAGAAAGCCAGCCAGCTGTACTAAACCAGAGCAAGGTGGTGACGAGTGTGGAAACTCCGCTGGGGGACTATTCAGATGTGTTCAAACCTGGGCTCGGCAAGAGCACGGGTCTTCCGGTGCGGATTGAAGTAGAGGAGCAAGCCACGCCCAAGTTCCACAAGTCGCGGCAAGTACCTTTCGCACTTCTGCCGAAGGTGGATGAAGCCATCGAGAAGTTGGTGGAGCAGGGGATTTACGTTCCGATTAAGCGTTCTCGATGGGCGACGCCTATCGTTCCGATTTTAGAAGAACGGGAAGATAAGAATTTGCGAAGACTACAAGGGAACACTCAACCTAGTTGCCAAGTGGAAGACTTGCCCACTGCCCACTCCAGAGCAACTGCTCGTAAGACTGGGAGGTTGTTCAGTGGGAGGTTGTTCAGCGTAACAACTCACAAGGGCCTGTTCAAAGTGACGCGATTGCAGTTTGGAGTGGCAGTGGCCGTAGCCATCTTTCAACGTTATATGGAAGGACTACTGAACGGACTTGAAGGGGTTCAGTGTTTTCTGGATTACATCCTCATTGGTGGAAGAACAGCCGCTGATCACGACGAACGGCTGCGGAAAGTGCTGCAGCGTAACCAAGACGATGGGCTTCGTCTGAATGCCGACAAGTGTGCATTCAGGGACAATGAAGTGACCTACCTGGGGTACCGTATCAACAAGGGCTGA